The Brachypodium distachyon strain Bd21 chromosome 4, Brachypodium_distachyon_v3.0, whole genome shotgun sequence nucleotide sequence ATATTGTCCTCAGTGGCTCGGTCATATTACTTTCACTTACGATTGAAGATAAGCTACTGTCATGCAAGTACTAACTATTGTTCTGTTTTCTTCCATGAAGCTGGTCATGGTAGTTGATGCTCGAGATCCCTTATTCTACCGTTGCCCTGATCTTGAGGTACTATTTAGCATCTTTTTGTTAGTAATTTTTCCAGCTCAAGGAATATCTGGTACACATAGCATAAGGATAGCAAGTTTGTTCAGTGTTTGCTGCTTTGCACACAGTAGACAGTATTAAAATTTCTCCGGTAGAGCTTTTCATGAATTTCATTTGTAAACTACATATTCAGTCATTTTATTATCCATGATTTGTCAACAGCTATTTTATTGGTAGATTCAAATGTGCTTTATCTTTGTGGATCATGAGAGAACATGTGGAACTCAGCCTTTCCATAGATCAGTAGTCTGCTAGCATGATCTCagtcttgtttttcttttctcgacATTAGGTTTAACTTGCCATATTTCTTCTGTGCTAGAAAGGTTAACTATCTTAATCTGGATCAATTGCTGTGCTTCCATGGTAGGTTTATTGTGTTCACACCAAAGTTAATTGTTGCACCTAATGTTCATTGCGGATTCTGCAGCCTATTTTTTGCGGGTAGCCTTTTTCTGATATGATAACATTGTCTTGTCTATACTCTAGGCATATGCAAAGGAATTTGATGAACACAAGAGAACAATGCTCCTTGTCAACAAGGCTGATCTGTTACCTTTAAATATCAGGTCAGGGTCAGCACCTTGTCCATTGTGATCTATTTTTTGTATGTGCTATGAAATGATGTCCTTGTAAATTTGACCTAAATGCAGAAAGAGATGGGCGGACTATTTCAAGGAGCACAATATTCTCCATGTTTTCTGGTCCGCTAAAGCTGCTACTGCCACATTAGAAGGAAAAATGTTGAGTGGATACTCTGAAGAAGATTCTGTTTCACTTGATGTGGATACCAAGATATATGGCAGGGATGAACTATTGATAAGGTTGCAAGCTGAAGCCAAATCTATTGTAGCAGAAAGGGGGACCTCAACTATTAAATGGGATCATGGAGCCAGTTCTTCTGATTCTATTTCATCGGCAGCTAAGCATGTGGTTGTTGGATTTGTTGGTTATCCAAATGTTGGAAAAAGTTCCACGATAAATGCTTTGGTTGGCCAGAAGAAAACTGGTGTTACTCACACACCTGGTAAGACGAAGCATTTCCAGACACTAATTATCTCAGAAGAGCTCACACTGTGTGATTGTCCTGGTCTGGTCTTCCCTTCATTCTCAAGTTCAAGGCATGAGATGGTGTCATGTGGTGTCTTGCCGATTGATAGGATGACAAAGCACCGGGAAGCTATTCAAGTGGTGGCAGATCGTGTCCCAAGAGATGTTCTTGAACAGATTTACAGAATCACCTTGCCAAAGCCGAAGCCGTACGAATCACAATCTCGGCCACCAACTGCAGCTGAGCTGTTGCGTGCCTACTGTGCATCACGGGGGCATGTCAGCCATGGTGGGCTGCCTGACGAGACCAGGGCTGCTAGACAGATACTGAAAGATTATATCGATGGTAAAATCCCACACTATGAACTCCCTCCTGGTGTCACAAGCCACGAAACAGAACAAAGAGGAACTGCCGCAGCAGAAGGTCTGACTACTTCACCAGCTGATGAGTCAGATGGTTACGATTCTGATGAACAGGATGATCCAGAAGATCCAGACATGAGACGTGTCTTGAGTGACCTTGAATCTTTTGATTTGGCCACCGAAGGACCTAAAGCTGCTGGAAAGAACACGAAGGAAGAGGCCTCCCACAAGCAGCACAGGAAACCCCAGCGGAAGAAGGATCGGTCCTGGAGGGTCGGCAATGACGGCGACGACGGAACCACAGTGGTAAGGGCACTCCAGAAACCCGTCGTAAATGTTCCTGCCGGCACTGCAAGCACAAAGGTTTAGTGCAGCATACCTACCGTCCTACTGTCTACGCAGCTACACGAGACACAGTTGAGCATGGGAATATGGGATCCCTACTACCGGGAAACACTAGTGACACATGCTGTGTGTTACATATTTTAGCTGCTTTGCTTTGGCCGTGTGCTGCTTGCTGAATCTGCTCTGGTAGATGAGAGACGAGAGGTGCAGATTGCATGGCAGTGTAAAACCGGCAGAAATTAGTTGTCTCAAACTGTTGTTACCCTTGCATATACGTGTGCATCCTGTAATGTTTTGACATGAATCTCTATAAATGTGAAGATCATTTTCCAGTATGCCTAGAATTTTGTCTTTACTTTTGGACTTCGAGTTGGATACTTGCTAGTGCAATTTCATTTCTGGAGAACTCAGAATTTCTGGTTGCGTCATTGTGGCAAATGATTATCTTTTCTGTAATCTTGCGTTTGTTATATTTACTTGGCACAAACCGTCATTATTTTTTCAATAAAAAGTTCccatcttaaaaaaaaaatcttttgaaaGGTTTTTAGAGTTATTGCTGAAATTCTTGACTATGCCCCATTCGGTCCAAGCATTATTTACTTTCGGTTTACCAGGCGGTCGAACAATTGTGGTGGTGTGTTGTGAGAATCAGTGCCTCCCTGTGTGGTGCATCTGATCGTGTATGATTGTGTCCCTTCTGTTTTGTGATTAATATAACACCacttttcaaagaaaaaaaaatggttttcaGAGTTactggaaaagaaaacatccTTTTTATGGCAGTAGCTCTCCGCCGCTGGATCAGCCAGGTGGTATGGTAGCGTTAGCAAGGTTTACTTGGCACCCAGTTTACCATAAGAGCAGATATCAGGACATATTTGCACAAGTCTACAGCAATATCAAGACTACACGCTCATCTGGCAGTACTATAAAACATGGGAAAACACTCCTTGAGACAACTATGCCATAACAGAAGATACCAGACTTGCAGATATGTATGTGCTACCAGCGACTAAGTTACTATCATCAGCGGCTAGACTCCAGATGACCAACCAAAGAAAGCATCCTTCAGAATCAGATGGACACGGCGAGGCCCGAGCGAAAAACAACGCCCATGAATATACATTTCTCTCTTGTACATCTATTGACAACTGTTGGTAGGGAGGAAGCAATCACTTCCGTCCTGTTGCGATCCGCGGCTTTCCTTTCACCTCAGCTTCCTACTCAAAGTGAGGGGAGTTCAGTGCCAAAACATAATAATGACGAGTGTTCTCAGAAAGGGAAGAAAAATCTCACGGCAATATCAATGATGAAACTACCTGCGGACTGTGGAGATATATGGATGTCTTTGCATTTGTAGGATTATGGTTTTCTGCACCACGGCTCCAGTCATAACAGACCTGCTCTCCGGTAAAGAACCCAAATTAATACTCAAACCGGATAATACAActtttttaaaattgcagTTCAGTTCAACTGGCACAAGCATTCCAGAGCATCATTGTGATTTACCCACCCCATAAGCAAATATTGAGCCATCCATATTGAAGGTACTGCAAGGAATCGGAAGAGGGCACCGACTAAAAGCCTGTACAGAAACAGTATAAAAGAAAATGTAAGAATATGTTGTTTGTAAAAATAAAGGGATGTGTATGATAGAATGAGCAATAAAGCAATAAAATTGGGCAAGACTATCAAAATAAAACGCCGCGTATGCTATATCTACAAGCTCAAAGGATATCTGATAACAAATAACAAGGATGCCTCGTATGGTATAGGGTCCATGCCATTGAGTTGAAACATACAGATCCACTAAAAGAACCACATAATAAATGCCAAAAGAGGGGGTCATTACAAGGGTGGGAAAATGGAAATGGATAATAACATTCTCACATGCACAAATAATTTCTATGCACGACATTAAGGTGTCGACAGATAACAACACAAACAGTAAAACCATCTTGAAATGATTGAAGAGTAATCAAGGTAACAAAAATTAACAGCAATAACCAATGAAAATGAAAGTTCAAGACAGAAGCTCAGGGATTAACACACCTTCAATCTCTGTTTGCTATCCTTATCCCAGAAATTGAAAGCACCATCGGATCCAGCAGTGGCAAATGTGTGATGAACCTGCGGCAATTGGTAGAAAACATGAAACAGCAGTAAGTCGGCACTGTTAGTTGCATTATCCAATGAA carries:
- the LOC100829536 gene encoding GTPase LSG1-1 yields the protein MAGRGGRKGGKGEELGRALIRQHNRAAAAAKERGEEVASSRRRAPPLESVIDVSEIDAVLQRAAEEDRLHSALADAASLSSSSDLVIDLDATGETAEERRRLRKEQEALHANSLGVPRRPPWTSRMTVEELDANERQAFLVWRRNLARLEENDKLVLTPFEKNIDIWRQLWRVVERSDLLVMVVDARDPLFYRCPDLEAYAKEFDEHKRTMLLVNKADLLPLNIRKRWADYFKEHNILHVFWSAKAATATLEGKMLSGYSEEDSVSLDVDTKIYGRDELLIRLQAEAKSIVAERGTSTIKWDHGASSSDSISSAAKHVVVGFVGYPNVGKSSTINALVGQKKTGVTHTPGKTKHFQTLIISEELTLCDCPGLVFPSFSSSRHEMVSCGVLPIDRMTKHREAIQVVADRVPRDVLEQIYRITLPKPKPYESQSRPPTAAELLRAYCASRGHVSHGGLPDETRAARQILKDYIDGKIPHYELPPGVTSHETEQRGTAAAEGLTTSPADESDGYDSDEQDDPEDPDMRRVLSDLESFDLATEGPKAAGKNTKEEASHKQHRKPQRKKDRSWRVGNDGDDGTTVVRALQKPVVNVPAGTASTKV